CCGCTGCGCCTGACCTTCTATGAGCCGGCGGAGCTGCGCCGCATCGTCACGCGCGGCGCCGGCCTGCTGGGCATGACCCTGACCGAGGATGGGGCGGAGGAAATCTCCCGCCGCTCGCGCGGCACGCCGCGTGTCGCCAACCGGCTGCTGCGCCGGGTGCGCGACATCGCCTCGGTGGCCGGGCTGGAGGCGGTGGACGCCAAGGCCGCCGATGCCGCGCTCACCCGCCTCGGCGTCGATTCGCTGGGCCTCGATTCTCTGGACCGGCGCTATCTCTCCTCGCTAGCGGAGACCTATCTGGGCGGGCCGGTCGGGGTCGAGACCATGGCCGCCGCGCTGGGCGAGCAGCGCGACGTGCTGGAAGAGGTGATCGAGCCCTACCTGATGCAGCAGGGGCTGGTGCAGCGCACACCGCGCGGCCGCATGCTGGCGCCGCAGGGCTACCGCTATCTGGGGCTGCCGATGCCGCAGGACCGGGCGCGACAGCTCGACATGCTCGGCAACGATCTGGGCAGCGACACGGATGAGGGGCCGGATGTCTGATCCGGTTCCCAGCGCCGCCGCCTTCGTG
This DNA window, taken from Oceanibaculum indicum P24, encodes the following:
- the ruvB gene encoding Holliday junction branch migration DNA helicase RuvB yields the protein MIDSPDRIVSPEAEGVETQDNTLRPLVLDDFVGQKPVRENLSIFIEAARGRGEALDHVLFAGPPGLGKTTLAQIVARELGVNFRATSGPVIAKAGDLAALLTNLQPRDVLFIDEIHRLNPAVEEVLYPAMEDFQLDLIIGEGPAARSIRIDLPPFTLVAATTRSGLITTPLRERFGIPLRLTFYEPAELRRIVTRGAGLLGMTLTEDGAEEISRRSRGTPRVANRLLRRVRDIASVAGLEAVDAKAADAALTRLGVDSLGLDSLDRRYLSSLAETYLGGPVGVETMAAALGEQRDVLEEVIEPYLMQQGLVQRTPRGRMLAPQGYRYLGLPMPQDRARQLDMLGNDLGSDTDEGPDV